The following DNA comes from Triticum aestivum cultivar Chinese Spring chromosome 3D, IWGSC CS RefSeq v2.1, whole genome shotgun sequence.
CCGCTCATCTTCATCTGAGAGGTGAACATTTTCAAGCCCGTTAAGTAGCCCATGCAACCTACCAACTTTGGTCCAATTAGGTTGCTCCTGAGCATGATATTAGGAGGAGAGGTGCTAAGGACCTCGCAATGGTGTTAACGGAACGGGGCCATTTGTCCTCCCAAAACGCACTTCGGATCCATCTAGTGGTGGCGCCAGGATTGGGCCAGGTCCTGAGCCGCCTTCGAGCACCGTCTCCGCTCCAGGCCGCAGCCCGGGCTGCCTGGGGCTGTCTTCGCTGTTGGATTCATCCTTGTTTAAATAGTCATAGAGGTGAAAACAAATGGCCTTTATCAAGCCAGCCCAAAAATGAGAGTCGCGATGTTTCCATTCAACTCAAGACATGGCTTTGGAGCCTAGGTGTTTTTTATGGACTAATTCCTACCAAATGTCATCCTCTGTTAAGAGCTTAAAAACCCATTTAGTGTGTAAGACAATACTTTTGAAATTTGAATCATGGATTCCTAGTCCCCTTTGATATTTTGGCAACAAAGAATACTTCATTTGGCCAGCCGATATTTGTTTTGTTGGCTATCattttgccaaaagaatcttgAGCGAACAGTCTATCCATTGTCCATTGTAAAATTCACAAGGAATCTTGAAGAAAGACATGATATACATGACCATACTACTCAAGAGTCAAGACAAAATTAATAAGTACAAGACTCTTAACCACCAGTTAAGAGGATATTACTCGTGAATTACCAAGTCTCTTCTGAAGCCTTTCTCCAACCTCTTCCAGTCTGAATTCCAAAATCTCCGAAATTGAATATGAATACCGAGGTAACACAGACGGGGAGCTGTCACATGGCAAACCCAATCAACTCAGAATATTGCTCAGTGGCATCTACAACTTAATAACACGCTCTTATGTAAATTAATCTCTTCAACCTAGAGGTTCCACAAATTCACACAGCAGGAGCTTGAGGTTGCAAGCTTTCTCGAGGTCATGTTACATAAAAAGAATTGTTACATCCACAAGGTTATGCACCATCCCATCAATCTGCCTGTCAACTTTGGCACTTTCAATTAGGATGACAAGCATGTAGACAACTGTGTTAAAACTGAAAAAGAATCCGGGACACTGTTCTCCTCTACCTCAAATCTTTTTAGTTTGGTGAAGAATGTCAACATCATGGTTGACCTCAATAGCCACACTCCCTCTAGATACAAAGTACTCAACCTAAGCACACCACCTTGGAGAGAAAAAGACAATTTGACTTCAGTATAAACTTTCTCGAAATCAATTGTAAAATTGACTCCACTCATCTTATTCCGCTGTAGGTTATGCATAGTCTCATGACATGACAGCCCCTTCAGGATGTCCCTCCCTTGCATAAATGTCGATTGTGTATGCCGAACCACATGGTCCACCACACGATTAATCCGGTTATTAGTAACTTTAGTAAAAAAACTTACATTTAATAAGCAGATATGCCGATCTTGTGTGATGAACTGATGACCAATAAACATATAAGTATATGATCCTATGAACAATGACCTTATATTTCTGTAAAATAATTCTTTCTAGCTAGTGAATATGAATGTTAAGGTGTTGTTCAGAACGCTTGCTGCGGATAAAGTTCGTGTTTGAATTCCCAACATGCCAAAGTATGTAAAACTGAGAAAACTGATGTGTCCATGCCTCAATAGATGCACTTCCAGTGCATGAATGGGATACTTGCAGAGTTCAGGTTACACGCATACTATCATATCATTAGGGTGACATACTGCTTTCTTCTTTCAGGATCCTCTCAGGTCATTTGCCGGGCGTGAGAAGTACAAGAGGCCATTGTGGATCACTGAGGCCCTGGAAAAACCTACGGTGGTAAGGATTGATCTAGCTTCATGTCATTACTTGTTCCACTCATATATGTTCACCACAAACAACTCTCGGTTTAATTATGCATGTCGATGAACGCAAAATCAGTCCCTGGAATTGCATGAATCACACACTCCATAAAACTTCCCGCACCGCACATCATTTTTCGGTACCTGTTTCAAGCATGGTGCCATCTAATCAACACTCTGGTTACTGCGTCAGACAGTCCAGGAAATGTCAATGCAATCCACAAGCACTCTGACCATCAAGTGGACGCTGAGGGGGAAACCCAAGAACGCCTTCTTTGCGGCCGCGGGAGGGGAGCTGGTCGTCCGCGTCGACTCGCAGTTTGTCCTGAACCAGATCAGCGGGCAGGTGCTGGAGCACGTCGAGTCGTGGGACCTCTCCGCGTCGTCCCCTCTCGCCCAGGCCTACTTCTGGTTTTCCAGGAGGGTTTACTCCACCGTGGAGGCCGGCAAGGACACGATCGAGGCTGCCAAGGGCGTGGCGTCGCGGCTGAACAAAGACGATAATCTGGAGGTCTATCCCGACCCCCTGGGAGATCCCACGAAGGTACTACATGATCCTTTTATGATCTGCATGCTGATTTCACGAGAAGTGAAGTTTGGTTATGCCGATTACTGACGGCTGTTATTTTCTGACGTTCATGATGCAGTTCTTTACGAGGCCGGATGATCTGAACCAAGACGTGGTTCAGATTGGGCTCTTCCTGGCCGTCCTCTACTTCATTGTACAGTTCCTGAAAACGACTCTGTGATGATGACTGTACTAGCTACGACTCGTGACTGAATTCTCCGGAACAAGGTTGTGTGTATATACATACCCGTGTATCGATGTCTAACATACTCATATAACAGGCATGCCCACGCAGGCATGAGTTTTTGAGACTAGTCACTTGATGTTCTGTGTGTCTGGCACTGATCACTTGGTTTCCTCACCAGTCAGCCGTAGCATAGCGAGCAGCAGTTGATCAGGGTCCAAGGTGGTCTTGTGATTTCAGTGGCCAGGTTGGGCACAGCCCAGCAAACTCTTAGCACTTGATGGTGGCAACGAAGCAGCATCAGCCTCTGGCTCGCCCAAGCTCAGCAACCACGCAGTTGCTGCCGCTGCCGGACCTATCAGTGAGGTAGCTGCTGCCAGCCGCTACCGTCCGCGATGGATACGTGGTTTTCGACCTTGCGTCGCGATCGTAACCGCACGTTGCAGGATCTCTGGTGTCTCCCGGTAAAATATCTCCGGCCGGAACTTTCCATTGCTTCTGTGAAGAAGCTAGCGGAGCCACAGACATTGCCATCCAAGCTAGATTGTGTGCAAGCTGTAGAGGTTTTCTGGCAAGACAGGCAGAATTCGCACAACGTGGCGCACGCGCACGGTACAATCACGATCTATACTTTCGGTAGAGAGAGAAGCCAGTGGTTTCATCTCGGGTGATGCTGATTCGTTTGGAGATGCTGGTTACTTTGTTCACTGGAGAGTGCAGAGCTGCCCTGAATTACGCTGCACCATGAAAGTATATTCTTTTTTGGAGGAAGCATCATGAAAGTAATTGAAGCCGAACGTACTAGATGAAGACAAAGCAGGCGCAGTAAATTTACTCGTTTCAGTCAGAAATGGAAGGAGAAGCATCTAAGATGCTGATTCCATGTACTCCTAATATCCATCCTGATACCTCAAGAGTCATCAACTAGTCACGGTACACACATGTGGCGACGACCTGTGGCCGTGTGTGGGCTCATAAGGTCCGTAGCCCACCAGTCGCCGGTGCAAGTGCCATACACAGATGTCACGCAAGCTGTCCGTGGAACAGATGCAACAAGGGCACCGGGCAGGCCACCACACGATCCGATCTTCCGGTTACCCAAAACACCCTCGGTGCTCACAAGTACAGGATCCAGCGTCACCACAAAACCGCAGGAACTTCCGAGGGCAGCCACGTCCATTCTCGGAAGAAACCATCTCTGCCGGATAGCCGATATATACCACCAAGCAACCGGGATTTCCCCTCAAGCCCACCCACTCATCTTAGCAGGAAAACACCACTCTGTACACCACCAACTAACACCACCCGTTGGGGGCGTTACCTTCCAAAACTCCAGCATCCAATGGCGTTACGCCTCTCCGTCTCCTCGCCGCAGAGCACGGCCTCCTCGCCGGCCATCTCCTCATGCCGCCCCGCCGCCTGCGGCCGCTTCCTGGCCTGCGTGGCCGCTTCTCAGAAGAGGAGCCTGATGGTGGTGTCCGGCTCTGACGGGAGGGGAGTGGCTCCGGTGAAGTCGGGCGGCTTGGAGACGGCCACGACGGGAGCCGACGAGGTGGAAGCGCCCACAGCGGCGGTGGCGGTGACCGGGCAGGTCACGGAGGTCTGCAAGGACACCTTCTGGCCAATTGTCAAGGCAGCAGGGGAGAAGCCCGTCGTCCTCGACATGTACACCCAATGGTACTGTGCAAGCCCCATACATTTCTTCGTTTCAGCTCTTCTTCACTGATGAACTACTGTCTCAATCCCACATCTTCCTGCCATACAAGCTAGACCAGATTATTTAGAGATGCATGTATATTGTTATAATCCAGATCAGATGTCATCCCGCAGCACAGTGATGAAATTTCCTTGTCTGCAGGTGCGGCCCTTGCAAAGTTATGGCACCAAAATTCCAGGAGATGTCTGAGAAGGACCACGACGTCGTATTCCTCAAGCTCGATTGCAATCAAGACAACAGGGTATGTTAGAAACTGGAACCATCTTGCTATCTCATGTGTATCTTGTATTTTGTTTGAATATATCATGGTAAGCTTCTTGGTGCTTGTCTTGTCAATTGTAGCCTCTTGCAAAGGAGCTTGGCATAAGGGTTGTACCAACATTCAAGATTTTCAAGGATGGGAAGGTTGCAAAGGAGGTCACTGGTGCGAAGATTGATGAATTAGCACGTGCGATTGAGGAAGTGAAGTCAAGCTGAGCAATTCCCTGGAAAGAAATGCACCAGTTAGCATGCTATCACTAGTGTACACTATGGGATGAAAACAGCCTTTGTGGAAGTGGATAATCACCGTGGAGAAAAACAGTTATTATAGTTCTTCTGCTTATGATGATTTACCAATCGTTCTGGACAATATACACCCATCCATGTGGAGTGTATGCTGTAAATAGTCATTTAAATCTTTCTGAAAATACGGTTGCTTCCTGATCTCACTAATTTGCAGGCCTACCAAGCATGTTTTgcaaaacatatataaaaaaatctTGTTCTTACAGATGTAAGCATCGTGACATTGAACTAAGATTGCTTTACTTAATTCATTCCTATTATACCGTGTGAACCATAGCTTAAATATCTATATAGTGTCTTAATAACTTCAAATATTAGCCGTTGGATATGCTCTATCAAACGGTTGAGAGATGGCAATCCGAACATTATCATCTGTTGAATAAAGTTTTCAACTCATAAGATTTTGCACGTTGCCTTCTAACTGAACCCCAACTCTATCATTTGATGTGTTCTAGAAACATCTTTCCCCATGCTTATCTGATTCTCTAATAAGAGATAGAACATCTGGATTCTAGAGGGGTAAGAACCAAGTTGGGATAGAGTTGGATCTTGCCAATATGATTCAAGGAAAGGAAATAAATATCAGAGTGTATTTTTCCATGATGTTATATATCTAAATGGAGTGCAAAGCACGTACAATTTACTAGTTTCGTTAAAAATACTTATCTAAGATGCAGAGCTTAAACTGCAATAGCAGTTTGTGTGGAGATTACAAACTTACTATGGAAAAGTAACTCTGAATACCTACGCAAATCAATATAAATTAGCCATGGTGAGTTCCAGGTATAAAATGAGCTGTGAAGAAATGAAGGTACCTTGCTAGCATCCCAACTTAGTTGCAGTCTTGATAGTTCAATTAGCCATGTTTTCTGCCTCAGCCTGCACCGATTTAACATATAGCAAACAGAAATGTTTGTGGTGCTTTTCAGCTCCTCAAAAGACATCTTGCCTTGCTCCCTCTGCTGATCCTAAAACCAACTAGACCCTGGCTGTTTGAAAGGTAATTTTGTTTTCATCAGCGACCTAACTCTTTCTGCCTCCTCCCATTGTCCTTTCCCAGCATATATACTCGACAGCAGTATATAGTTCCCAGTATTTCGAGGTTCCAACTCAAAAAGCTTATTTGCAACAACTTCAGCAATCTCAGCATTGTCGTGTGTCTTGCACGCACTCAGCAGGGCACCAAGAGCACCTGGATGGGGGCCCATCGGCATTGTTTGGACCATCTCAAAAGCCTCTTCAAGCCTCCCTGCACGACCAAGCATGTCAACAACACAGGCATAATGATCTGCCCGACGGTTCATCCCATACTCATGCACCATTGCTTCCCAATAGCCCAACCCTCTATCAACAAGCCCTGCATGGCTGCACGCAGTAAGCACACCAACGAAAGTGATCGGATCAGGTTTAACTGCCTGATCTTGCATCCGCTCAAACACTTGAAGTGCTAGCTTTGCGTGCCCATGAGTCGCCAGCCCACTAATAAGTGCAGTGTAAGGGTATGCATCCGGCTGTTCAATCTCCCTAAAAGCATTGAGAGCCTGCTCAACATTCCCGCACTTGGCATGCATATCTACCAGTGCTGTAAGCACCTTCTCATTCCTTTCAATCCTCTTCCTGTCAACGTAGGTTCCAACCCACCCAGCTAATGCTGTGCTGCCTATCTGGGAAGCAGAGGAGATAACTCCGACCATGGTGGCTGCATCTGGCTCAATCCCAGCAGCCTCTAGTCCCCTAAACAACGCAAGTGACTCCTTAGGCTGCCCACATTGAGCATACCCATTTATCATCGCTGTCCATGTCACAAGATTCTTCCCTGGCATTTTATCGAACAACTCCCGCGCGCTCTGCATCGATCCGCTTTTGCAGTATCCAATAATCAACACCGACCAGGAAGAGGAATCCCTggtaggcatttcatcaaacacccgGTGAGCAGAGGCAAAGTCACCGGCATTGACGTAGACGACCACCATGGCGTTCCAGGAGACCTGCGTTCTGAAGGGCATGGAGGTGAAGAGTGACTCGGCGGCGGGCACAGAGGCGAGGCGGGCGTGTGTGCAGAGGAGAGAGTTGAACGAGACGGCGTCAGGCACCGGGATGTCGGCGAGCGCGGCGTGCGCGGCGGGGAGGTCGTCGCACTTGGCGTAGAGGGCGACGAGGGCGTTGGCGACGGGGAGGCAGGTGGGGGcgagcgcgaggcggagcgcgaCAGAGTGCAGGGACGCGCCGAGCCGGAGGAGGCCGAGGGACGCTGCGGAGTTGAGCGCGAAGGGGACGGTGAAGTGGTCGGGGGAGACGGGCAGGCGCGACATGAGGAGGAGCAGGCGCAGCGCGGCGTGAGGGCGCGGCTTGCACAGGCGGCGGATGGCATGGTTGAGGAGCGAGCGGATGACGGGTGGAGGGGTGTCGCCGTGCGCGCGGATGAGGTGCGCGTGGACGGCGGCCGCCGGCGGGGGCGGGTGGTCGGAGGCGAGGACGCGGGAGAGGTGGTCGAGACGAGGATTGCGGTTTGGTCGGGCCGCCATAGTCAGCTAAGGAACTGTTCGGGCTTGGGGGCATGTCATGCACTTGTTGTGTGGCTTtcaacttgcagattaagctttGTTAGTACTCCTGGGCTGAGTATCACGGTCCAGTAAGTCGGACAGTTCGTCCGAGcaaaattatattattttttttGCGGGTGTGAACAcgccttagagcaactctagcggaCCCCGCATAACGCCGACcagcaaaacgcgtttgcagttcgcggaaaCACGGCTTTGAGGCCCGGCGCGGACGGCCGCAGAGGCAGATCCCGCAAAACGGACCCGTATAAAAGAATATTCGTCGAATATACTCTTTTACGGGCCGGCTTTCCGGGGTCTTCTCTTGTGCCGCTGCGCGGGTCCGTAAATATCAATACCACACCACAAAAATACAACAATCATCCATACTACAAAATAATTATTCAGAAAAAATATCAATACCAAcacaatacaacaatcatccacATTACGAATAAGGACTGTGATATTTGTCAACTGTGTGGCAGATAGCAAAATTACCACACCACCCCTCCTCTCGAACGAATCGCTACCTTCGATCGTACCTCTTCTCGCGGGCTCCTCCCGATTCTGGGCTGCCAGCCTTCGATCCCACCTCCCCTCGAACAAACCAACTCTGAGGTTGTAGGGTCCATTCGATTTTCTGGGCAGTCAGCTGTTtaaaaataggcacaaaaaatgGAACAGATGGGGGATTGAAACAACACTGTCACATATTGAATGTAATGACATCCAACTGTGCTAGCCACCTTTATTGATTAAATTCAATCTACATGGTAGATGTATCTACTTGAGACGAGATTAAACAAAAAAAAGACAACCAACAGTAACTGAAAATCCAAAACACCAGCCTCATTTGTTTGGGTTTTAGGACTATGCATTCTAGTTTCATCTTTTTTCTGCATGTTTCATATTGGTTCACATGGTTCACAAACCCGGAAGTCCCCTTCCCTCCTTTTCAGATGCAAATTACCACGGTGTTTGCACTTAAGTAATCAGAAATGAGGGTCGTATATTACCATACTATTTACATAGAAATTACAGGGGCATGTTCGTAAACAACGTTTTCCCTTTGTCAAATGTTACCGTGGTGATTGTACTTAAGTTATCGTGTGAGCTTCGTATATTATCTTACTATTTATATAGAAGTTACCCGAGGATATTTTTCAATACACCCCCTCCCCCCTCTTAGTAAAAAATGGTACCACGGTGTTTGTACTTAAGTTATGAGGTATGAAGTTTGTATATTATCATACTATTTACATAGAAGTTATCGGGGGCTATCTCTTCAATAAATTTTCCCCCCTGGTTGAGTTTACCGCGGTGTTTGTACTAAATTGTCAGATATGTGGTTCGtatattaccgtgctattttcacataaATTACCGGGGTACGGTTTTCAATAACTTTTTCCCCTTTGGACAAAGTTACCGCGGTGTTTGTACATAAATTATCCACTATGTGGTTCTTATATTACCTATCATTTTCACATAAGTACCGGGGTATgggttttcaacaactttttccctTTGGTCAAAGTTACTGCAGTGTTTTTACGTATATTATCGGGTTCGTATATTACCGTGCCATTTTCACATAAGTATCGGGGTAtgatttttcaacaactttttccctTTGGTCAAAGTTACTGCGGTGTTAATACATAAATAATCAGGTATGTATATTATTGTGCTATTTTCACATAAACTGTGGGAATATTTTTCAACAACTTTGTTTTCCtttggtcaaagttaccatggtgtttgtaTGTAAGTCATCGGGAATGTGGTGCTATTTATCACATAAGTTACTAGGGGTGTATATTTTTCAACAATATTTTTCCCTTTAATCAAAATTATCGCGGTGTTTTTACGTAAGTTATCGGGTATGCAGATAATATGTTaccgtgctattttcacataagttaccgGGGTATATTTTTAACAACTTTTTTTCCGTTTGGTCAAAGTTACCGTGTTATTTGTGTCTAAATTATCACGTCTGCAGTgagtatattatcatgctatttgcaCAAAAATTATCTGGGGAGGGTAtgctttttcaacattttttacCCGAGTCAAAAGTTACCGTGTTATTTGTACATGAGTTATCAGCTTTATTGtgtgtatattaccatgttattttacACATGAGTTATTGGGGTATATTTTTCAACAAAAATTTTCTTGGGTCAAATTACTGTGGTGCTTGTATGTAATTTATCAGGTTATGGTGTGTATATTATTATGCTATTTGCAAAGAAGTTACAGACGCATGTTTTCAATAACTAATTTCCCCCGGTTCAAAAGTTACCGCATTGTTTGATCATGAGTGATGTACACAAAAATTACCACACTAATTTGGCTAAAAAGACCTGCTACTCTATTCTGCTCCCTCCCGATTAATTTTCATGAATACAAGTTCCCTGTTGCCCTTGATCAGATCTTTCGCTTCAAATGGGTAAATGTTTTGTAATAGTTCTAAATAAATGTATTTTAGAAGAAGCTTAATCAGCATGAACATTAATTAGTGTTGCAGGACACACTCTCTATTGGAGAACTTACTCTTCCATATGAACTAAGCAAAATATACTGCTCACAGATGAGATGTAAAGGTCAACAAAAGAGGTGCCTCATAATTCATACTTGAAAATAGTCTCTGAAAAGAAGCCCCAAAAATACGTCCAAGTAAACTCCAAATGCTAATCACTGGCACAAAAATGTGAGAATCCTCAAAACCCAGTGACCAACTCATGCGCCCAGAGATTATAGATCATGGTAATACCTGATCCTCACCCCAACAAAAGGGGGAAAAAGGAAGCCAAAAATCTGCCTTGATCAGTTTCTTTTGGTTATTGCTCGTCCACCTCTCTGAGTATAACTTCTTGCTCGTCAGCATACTGAACCACTTGCTTCTTCTATCCTAGGTGATGTTAACAATTAAACTGAAGCAAGGCATGGGGAATTTGTTAAAAAAACATGCAAATATTTTTGCTCCGTTTTTTCCAGCAAAGTTTGCCTAcaatgtacttcctccgtccggaaatacttgtccaaaAGATAaatatatctagacgtattttagttctagttacatcctttttatccatttcaaagacaagtattttcgaacgaaGGTAGTAGTAAGTACTACTTGCATACTAACCATGTCTTCATCTCAATGAACCGGCTTGCGAAAAATCATTCaatcatcatcaccaccttgagGGATTCATCACGAGTGGTTAGTAGGCGCTGCTGGAACCAGCcactgaactactccctccgttcggaatttcTTATCACAAACATGGatatatctacaactaaaatacatctagatacattcatttcttggacgaatAATTCCGAGCGGAGGGAGTAGTTCAGTAAGGTAAACTGAACCAAGGAGAACACACCAGATTCACAGATGAATTCAGTAGCAACAGCAGAGTGACGACGTTGTGTGCAGGACCTGTTGGCTCGGGGCGTGAGTCCGTGGAGGCCGTGGAGGCTCCCGTCAGCGGAGGTCTGTGGCTGCTTCGGATATAGGAGGGACATGCCGCTGCCGATGCCGATGGCCAGTGAGTAGGGCTGCTTCTGCAGCTCCGGCGGCGCCTGGGGCCAACGCCCGTCCGCCGCTAAAGCGCTCCTGTTTCAGAATTGGATTAGCACGCGCGTCTGCCGCAGAAGCGCTCCTGTTCGTGGTCCCCGACGCCAAGGAGGTCCAGCCATGGCCGCCGCACTTCCAACCTATGCCTATCGGCAGCGATGTCGGGAGCTCGTGGCACGC
Coding sequences within:
- the LOC123080233 gene encoding uncharacterized protein, whose amino-acid sequence is MATTAALSCSCSPSPSPSSTLLLRRTVSAFHRRPAHAGVRRPRLAPLHVVDDSKEVEARSETDRLVDGLNFGELCNDFECISSPYVESTARQIARDILEIRQDNRALSCYAVAVKYKDPLRSFAGREKYKRPLWITEALEKPTVTVQEMSMQSTSTLTIKWTLRGKPKNAFFAAAGGELVVRVDSQFVLNQISGQVLEHVESWDLSASSPLAQAYFWFSRRVYSTVEAGKDTIEAAKGVASRLNKDDNLEVYPDPLGDPTKFFTRPDDLNQDVVQIGLFLAVLYFIVQFLKTTL
- the LOC123080234 gene encoding thioredoxin F, chloroplastic, with translation MALRLSVSSPQSTASSPAISSCRPAACGRFLACVAASQKRSLMVVSGSDGRGVAPVKSGGLETATTGADEVEAPTAAVAVTGQVTEVCKDTFWPIVKAAGEKPVVLDMYTQWCGPCKVMAPKFQEMSEKDHDVVFLKLDCNQDNRPLAKELGIRVVPTFKIFKDGKVAKEVTGAKIDELARAIEEVKSS
- the LOC123080232 gene encoding putative pentatricopeptide repeat-containing protein At5g37570, translating into MAARPNRNPRLDHLSRVLASDHPPPPAAAVHAHLIRAHGDTPPPVIRSLLNHAIRRLCKPRPHAALRLLLLMSRLPVSPDHFTVPFALNSAASLGLLRLGASLHSVALRLALAPTCLPVANALVALYAKCDDLPAAHAALADIPVPDAVSFNSLLCTHARLASVPAAESLFTSMPFRTQVSWNAMVVVYVNAGDFASAHRVFDEMPTRDSSSWSVLIIGYCKSGSMQSARELFDKMPGKNLVTWTAMINGYAQCGQPKESLALFRGLEAAGIEPDAATMVGVISSASQIGSTALAGWVGTYVDRKRIERNEKVLTALVDMHAKCGNVEQALNAFREIEQPDAYPYTALISGLATHGHAKLALQVFERMQDQAVKPDPITFVGVLTACSHAGLVDRGLGYWEAMVHEYGMNRRADHYACVVDMLGRAGRLEEAFEMVQTMPMGPHPGALGALLSACKTHDNAEIAEVVANKLFELEPRNTGNYILLSSIYAGKGQWEEAERVRSLMKTKLPFKQPGSSWF